The following proteins are co-located in the Colletotrichum lupini chromosome 4, complete sequence genome:
- a CDS encoding mannanase translates to MKLALVSIFANLASIQALAVPEPRQASTFPSASGTKFTIDGQTKYFAGSNSYWISFLTNNADVDLVMDNVAKAGLKIFRVWGFNDVNAVPSGNQVWYQHLSASGSQINTGVNGLQRLDAVVAAAEKKGVKLIIPFVNHWDDYGGMNAYVKAFGGSKETWYTNSQAQTQYKAYIRAVVSRYKNSPAIFAWELANEPRCKGCSTDVIFQWAQATSQFVKSLDANHMVTLGDEGMGLPGDGSYPYQYGEGTDFVKNLGIKTLDFGTFHMYPDHWSVDLKTWSPGWIKSHGEACAKAGKPCLFEEYGSLSDHCGIEAPWQQVSRTAPGLGADLFWQWGDQLSSGQTHNDGFTIYKGSSDYQCLVVDHVKAING, encoded by the exons ATGAAGCTTGCCCTTGTGTCGATCTTCGCCAATTTGGCCAGCATTCAAGCCCTGGCCGTTCCAGAGCCTAGACAGGCTTCGACCTTCCCGTCGGCAAGTGGCACAAAGTTCACCATCGATGGCCAGACAAAATACTTTGCCGGCAGCAACTCATACTGGATCTCGTTCCTGACGAATAATGCCGACGTCGATCTCGTCATGGACAATGTCGCGAAAGCCGGACTCAAGATCTTTCGCGTATGGGGCTTCAACGACGTGAACGCTGTCCCCAGCGGAAACCAGGTCTGGTATCAACACCTCTCAGCCTCTGGATCACAAATCAACACTGGCGTCAACGGACTCCAGCGACTCGATGCGGTCGTCGCTGCCGCGGAGAAGAAGGGTGTGAAGCTCATCATCCCCTTTGTGAACCACTGGGATGACTACGGCGGCATGAACGCCTACGTGAAAGCCTTTGGCGGTTCGAAAGAGACTTGGTACACCAACTCTCAGGCCCAAACTCAGTACAAGGCGTACATTCGGGCCGTCGTGAGCCGTTACAAGAACTCTCCCGCCATCTTTGCTTGGGAACTGGCCAACGAACCCCGCTGCAAGGGTTGCAGCACTGATGTGATTTTCCAGTGGGCGCAAGCGACTTCCCAGTTCGTTAAGTCACTGGATGCGAACCACATGGTCACTCTCGGCGATGAGGGCATGGGACTTCCCGGCGATGGAAGCTACCCCTACCAATACGGTGAAGGCACAGATTTTGTCAAGAACCTCGGCATCAAGACGCTCGACTTTGGCACTTTCCACATGTACCCCGATCATT GGAGCGTCGATCTGAAGACCTGGTCTCCCGGCTGGATCAAATCACACGGCGAGGCTTGCGCAAAGGCCGGCAAACCCTGCCTCTTTGAAGAAT ACGGTTCTCTAAGTGACCATTGCGGCATCGAGGCACCCTGGCAGCAAGTCTCACGGACGGCGCCCGGACTCGGCGCCGATCTGTTCTGGCAGTGGGGAGATCAGCTGAGCTCAGGGCAGACTCACAACGATGGGTTCACGATCTACAAGGGCAGCAGCGATTACCAGTGTCTGGTCGTCGACCATGTAAAGGCAATCAACGGGTGA